A genome region from Setaria italica strain Yugu1 chromosome III, Setaria_italica_v2.0, whole genome shotgun sequence includes the following:
- the LOC101756586 gene encoding TATA-binding protein-associated factor BTAF1 produces the protein MAQNSSRLHRLLTLLDTGSTQATRFAAARQIGEIAKSHPQELNALLKKVSQYTRSKNWDTRVAAAHAIGAIAENVKHTSLKDLCASVEAEKHASGLSDGSDDAGSLPRTDTAATSDLAFGSFDINRVLEFGSPLLASGGQEYDIANDNGKNPAERLARQKKNLRRRLGLDVCEQFMDVNDVIKDEDLLAQKNYWGSHVQNNGFHSSNTGRNIQQLVSTMVPRYHKQPNFRSRRLSARELNMLKRKAKSSAKDHTKTVSEEDEVTLKSSAPSNGATSDQIGAQNDASDITMDEDNLEYSENGRWPFQQFVDQLIHDMFDPIWEVRHGTIMALREILTHQGACAGVYFPDLSLPSSILDGKTNFDSLKRAHGIDLNEDVHVEHLEPASKRHKKEANPSEFMYMDYDKEIVNGGYSKTEADLSNVPIVSTGELSSAHVKVEPEFCVDDSTDPCKGDSSCKPVHEKLNSISNPSSHMHAPENSKFMKLMKLAKYSYMKNWEFLQDCAIRFLCVLSLDRFGDYVSDQVVAPVRETCAQALGAVLKYMHPSLVCHTLNILLQMQRRQEWEVRHGSLLGIKYLVAVRQEMLKDLLDYVIHACKAGLEDPDDDVRAVAAEALIPAADSLVRLNDQMLHSIVMLLWDILLDLDDLSPSTSSVMNLLAEIYSQPEMVPKMLGTAASGERGEFDLNRATQTAEQEDKLTSSENPYGLATLMPRLWPFMRHSITSVRRSAIRTLEKLLEVGNTGSLSGTTPSKFWPTSILGDALQVVFQNLLLESNDEILQSSERAWKLVLQCPEKDLESAAKLYFSNWVQLATTPFGSALDSTKMFLPVALPRGSRSRAAAKIRSAGLEHEYTRMISFGSTGESTSHERHFDVPTSVSKIIVGADSDKSVTHTRVLTSMALGLFASKLPVDSWQVVLSPLANDLMSLSGVQRQVASMVIVSWFKDLRGRDPVSVGALLAFLSSVKEWLLDLLTCSDPALPTKDSVLPYSELSRTYTKMRNEANNLIHSIDSCAAFKDCISGVNLNVDMLSVDDAINFASKLLLPSESDLHSESEKTVLNNIESAKQGLLSTSGYLKCVQNNLHVTVCSLVASAVVWMSGLPSKLNPVILPLMAAIKREQEEVLQDKAADALAELIFSCVGRKPGPNDKLTKNLCTLTCTDASETPQAAIINSMQVVEDQNLLSIGKRFGSHRSRGHTASGSEERSKMEGFISRRGSELAFKHLCEKFGPSLFEKLPKLWDCLTEFLKPVKSKDGLKDDTSIAQLGRSYEDKDPQSLINNIQVVRSITPHLAESLRPQLLSLLPCILGCVRHPHVAVRLAAARCITSMAKSLADDVMVLVIENVIPMLSDLSSVCARQGAGMLLSLLVQGLAVELVPYSPFLVVPLLKCMSDPDGSVRQTVTHSFAALVPLLPLSKGASLPGGLSERLSSSAEDVQFLEQLLDNSQIDDFKLNIDLSVELRRYQQEGINWLAFLRRFKLHGILCDDMGLGKTLQASAIVASDIAESRAQNDEKDPTSLIICPSTLVAHWEYEIEKYIDSSIMKPLQYVGSSQDRATLRSQFEKFNVIITSYDIIRKDIDFLGNIPWNYCVLDEGHIIKNSRSKITSAVKQLKAQHRLILSGTPIQNNVLELWSLFDFLMPGFLGTEKQFQATYGKPLLAAKDSKCSAKDAEAGILAMEALHKQVMPFLLRRTKDEVLSDLPEKIIQDRYCDLSLLQLKLYDKFSSSNAKEEVSTIVKANESEESAPQPKATRHVFQALQYLLKLCSHPLLITGENPPDHLVDLLKEIGVGSGGELHELHHSPKLVALQEILQECGIGSEISSPDASTAVGQHRVLIFAQHKAFLDIIEKDLFQSHMRSVTYLRLDGSVEPEKRFEIVKAFNSDPTIDVLLLTTHVGGLGLNLTSADTLVFMEHDWNPMKDLQAMDRAHRLGQRKVVNVHRLIMRGTLEEKVMSLQRFKVSVANAVINAENSSLKTMNTDQLLDLFTSTPASRKASVLPRGSSDGQSKDLKKKSGGKGLKSILNGLDELWDQSQYADEYDLNQFLAKLNG, from the exons CTTCGACATAAACAGGGTATTGGAATTTGGATCTCCGTTATTGGCATCGGGTGGACAG GAATACGACATTGCAAATGACAATGGCAAGAATCCAGCAGAGCGCCTAGCTCGCCAAAAGAAAAATCTTCGGCGCCGTTTAG GACTGGATGTATGTGAGCAGTTTATGGATGTCAATGATGTTATCAAAGACGAGGATCTTCTTGCCCAAAAAAATTATTGGGGTTCACATGTACAGAATAATGGATTCCATTCATCCAATACAGGTCGTAATATTCAGCAATTGGTTTCCACCATGGTTCCTAGGTATCACAAGCAGCCTAACTTTCGCTCTAGGCGATTAAGTGCCAGGGAGCTCAATATGCTGAAGCGCAAAGCAAAAAGTAGTGCAAAAGATCATACAAAGACTGTatctgaggaggatgaggtTACACTAAAAAGTTCTGCACCATCCAATGGAGCTACTTCTGACCAAATTGGTGCCCAAAAT GATGCATCTGATATAACTATGGATGAAGACAATCTGGAGTACAGTGAAAATGGGAGATGGCCTTTTCAACAATTTGTGGATCAGCTTATTCATGATATGTTTGACCCTA TTTGGGAAGTTCGCCATGGCACCATTATGGCTTTAAGGGAAATTTTGACACATCAAGGTGCTTGTGCTGGAGTATATTTTCCTGATCTGAGCCTGCCTTCTTCTATTTTGGATGGTAAAACCAACTTTGATTCTCTCAAAAGGGCGCATGGTATTGATCTAAATGAAGATGTTCATGTGGAACACCTCGAACCAGCATCGAAGAGGCATAAGAAAGAGGCAAATCCTTCTGAATTTATGTATATGGACTATGATAAGGAGATCGTTAATGGTGGTTATTCAAAAACAGAGGCAGATCTGAGCAATGTGCCTATAGTATCAACTGGTGAACTAAGTTCTGCTCATGTAAAAGTAGAGCCTGAGTTCTGTGTTGATGACTCAACTGACCCCTGTAAAGGGGATTCATCATGTAAACCAGTACATGAAAAACTCAACTCCATTTCAAATCCAAGTTCTCATATGCATGCTCcagaaaattcaaaattcatgaaactgaTGAAATTAGCCAAATACTCATATATGAAGAACTGGGAATTTCTTCAGGATTGTGCAATTCGCTTCCTTTGTGTACTTTCACTGGATCG CTTTGGTGATTATGTATCAGATCAAGTGGTTGCCCCAGTTCGTGAAACTTGTGCTCAAGCACTTGGTGCTGTGCTGAAGTACATGCACCCTTCTTTAGTATGTCATACACTGAATATCTTGCTGCAAATGCAG CGCAGGCAAGAGTGGGAAGTTCGTCATGGGAGCCTCCTTGGCATTAAATACTTAGTTGCTGTTCGCCAG GAAATGCTTAAAGATTTGCTTGACTACGTCATTCATGCTTGTAAAGCTGGTCTGGAGGATCCTGATGATGATGTCCGAGCAGTGGCTGCAGAAGCCCTAATCCCAGCTGCTGACTCTTTAGTTAGGCTAAATGATCAAATGCTGCATTCAATTGTGATGTTGCTATGGGATATATTGCTAGACCTTGATGATCTAAGCCCGTCTACAAGCAG tGTAATGAACTTGTTAGCAGAAATATATTCCCAGCCAGAGATGGTCCCAAAGATGCTTGGCACCGCAGCTTCAGGGGAAAGGGGAGAATTtgatctaaacagagcaactcagaCTGCTGAGCAAGAAGACAAATTGACTTCTAGTGAGAACCCTTATGGTCTAGCCACACTGATGCCCCGGCTGTGGCCCTTTATGAGACATAGTATTACTTCAGTTCGGCGTTCTGCCATACGCACActg GAGAAGCTTCTTGAAGTTGGCAACACTGGGAGTTTATCTGGAACTACCCCATCTAAATTCTGGCCGACATCAATATTAGGTGATGCACTGCAGGTTGTCTTCCAGAACCTACTTTTGGAGTCAAATGATGAGATTCTTCAGTCTTCTGAACGGGCTTGGAAACTTGTACTTCAG TGCCCTGAGAAGGACCTTGAATCTGCTGCGAAGCTATATTTTAGTAACTGGGTACAACTTGCTACCACTCCATTTGGCTCAGCATTGGATTCTACCAAAATGTTTTTACCAGTTGCCCTTCCCCGAGGAAGTCGTTCAAGAGCTGCTGCAAAGATCAGATCTGCTGGGCTAGAGCATGAGTACACAAGAATGATCTCGTTTGGTTCTACAGGGGAAAGTACTTCCCATGAAAGACATTTTGATGTTCCCACAAGTGTTTCTAAGATAATTGTTGGTGCTGATTCTGACAAATCTGTTACTCATACACGAGTTCTTACATCAATGGCCCTTGGGCTTTTTGCCTCTAAGTTGCCTGTAGACTCATGGCAAGTTGTTCTAAGTCCGCTAGCAAATGATCTCATGTCTCTCTCAGGAGTTCAAAGACAG GTGGCTTCAATGGTTATTGTTTCTTGGTTTAAAGATCTGAGGGGCAGAGATCCTGTATCAGTGGGTGCATTGCTAGCTTTCTTATCTTCCGTGAAAGAGTGGCTGCTGGACTTATTGACCTGTTCTGATCCAGCATTACCTACAAAAGACTCTGTGCTTCCATATTCTGAACTTTCAAGGACATACACAAAGATGCGcaatgaagctaataatttgaTCCACTCAATTGATTCCTGTGCTGCTTTCAAAGATTGTATTAGCGGCGTAAACCTTAATGTTGATATGCTGAGTGTAGATGATGCTATCAACTTTGCATCAAAGCTTTTGTTACCATCTGAATCGGATCTTCATTCAGAAAGTGAAAAAACTGTCCTAAATAACATAGAATCAGCAAAACAAGGTCTATTATCTACATCAGGCTACTTGAAATGTGTTCAG AATAATTTGCATGTGACGGTTTGTTCTTTAGTTGCTTCTGCTGTAGTCTGGATGTCAGGTTTGCCTAGCAAGTTGAACCCAGTCATTTTACCTTTAATGGCTGCCATAAAAAGAGAACAG GAGGAAGTACTTCAAGATAAAGCTGCTGATGCACTTGCCGAGCTCATTTTTAGCTGCGTTGGCCGCAAGCCTGGCCCCAATGACAAGCTAACCAAGAATCTCTGCACATTGACGTGCACTGATGCTAGTGAGACACCTCAAGCTGCAATAATTAACTCAATGCAGGTTGTTGAGGACCAGAATTTACTGTCAATTGGAAAACGTTTTGGCAGTCATAGATCCAGGGGTCATACGGCTTCTGGTAGTGAAGAAAGGTCAAAAATGGAGGGCTTTATTAGCCGACGTGGATCAGAGTTAGCTTTTAAGCATCTCTGTGAGAAATTTGGACCGTCATTGTTTGAAAAACTTCCCAAATTATGGGATTGCCTTACCGAGTTTCTTAAACCTGTAAAAAGCAAAGATGGTCTGAAAGACGATACAAGTATTGCACAGCTGGGCAGATCGTATGAGGATAAGGACCCACAGTCGCTCATAAATAATATCCAG GTTGTTCGTTCAATTACGCCTCACTTGGCTGAGTCCTTAAGGCCTCAACTGCTAAGTCTCCTTCCCTGTATTCTTGGATGTGTTCGTCATCCTCATGTGGCTGTTAGACTAGCTGCTGcaaggtgcatcacatctatgGCAAAGTCATTGGCTGATGATGTGATGGTTTTGGTGATAGAGAACGTCATTCCAATGTTGTCTGATTTATCATCTGTCTGTGCAAGACAAGGGGCTGGGATGCTTTTGAGCCTTCTTGTTCAGGGTTTGGCTGTGGAATTGGTTCCTTATTCTCCTTTCCTTGTTGTTCCACTTCTGAAGTGTATGAGCGACCCAGATGGTTCTGTTAGGCAGACTGTGACTCACAGTTTTGCTGCTCTTGTTCCTTTGCTGCCATTATCAAAGGGTGCTTCGCTACCCGGTGGACTAAGTGAACGCTTATCTAGCAGTGCTGAAGATGTGCAGTTTCTGGAACAGCTCCTTGACAACTCCCAAATTGATGATTTCAAGCTCAACATTGATCTTAGTGTTGAATTAAGAAG GTATCAGCAAGAAGGGATCAACTGGCTCGCATTCCTTAGGCGGTTTAAGTTACATGGAATTTTGTGTGATGATATGGGGCTCGGTAAGACACTCCAAGCATCTGCTATTGTAGCAAGTGACATTGCTGAATCGCGTGCACAGAATGATGAGAAAGATCCGACATCTTTGATTATATGCCCTTCTACATTAGTGGCCCACTGGGAGTATGAAATAGAGAAGTACATAGACAGCTCTATTATGAAACCTCTTCAGTACGTTGGTTCTTCACAGGACAGAGCCACACTCCGTAGTCAGTTTGAGAAGTTTAACGTTATCATAACATCATATGATATTATACGTAAGGATATTGATTTTCTTGGGAATATCCCTTGGAACTATTGTGTTCTGGATGAAGGGCACATAATAAAAAATTCAAGATCCAAAATAACGTCTGCTGTGAAACAGCTTAAAGCGCAACACCGCCTTATCTTGAGCGGCACTCCTATCCAG AATAATGTGTTGGAGTTATGGTCTTTGTTTGACTTCCTTATGCCTGGGTTTCTTGGGACAGAAAAACAA TTCCAAGCTACATATGGAAAACCATTGCTAGCAGCCAAAGATTCTAAATGTTCAGCAAAGGATGCTGAAGCTGGTATTCTTGCAATGGAAGCGTTGCACAAGCAG GTCATGCCATTTCTACTGCGAAGAACAAAGGATGAAGTTTTATCTGATCTTCCAGAGAAGATTATCCAGGATAGATATTGCGATCTCAGTCTGTTGCAGCTCAAACTTTATGACAAATTCTCCAGCTCCAATGCAAAAGAAGAGGTTTCAACTATAGTAAAAGCAAATGAATCGGAGGAATCTGCACCTCAGCCAAAGGCAACTCGTCATGTGTTTCAG GCATTGCAGTACCTATTAAAACTCTGCAGCCATCCTTTACTTATAACTGGAGAGAACCCTCCTGATCATCTTGTGGATCTTCTTAAAGAAATAGGTGTGGGGTCCGGTGGTGAGCTTCATGAACTCCACCATTCACCTAAGCTTGTTGCTCTTCAAGAGATACTTCAGGAGTGCGGTATAGGTTCAGAAATATCAAGTCCTGATGCTTCAACAGCTGTTGGGCAACACAGAGTTTTGATTTTTGCTCAGCATAAG GCTTTTCTTGACATTATTGAGAAGGACCTGTTTCAATCTCATATGAGAAG TGTCACATATTTACGGTTGGATGGCTCTGTTGAACCAGAGAAGAGATTTGAAATTGTTAAAGCATTCAATTCAGATCCAACCATTGATGTACTTCTGTTAACAACACATG TTGGTGGGCTTGGCTTGAATTTGACATCTGCGGACACCTTGGTCTTCATGGAACATGATTGGAATCCAATGAAGGATCTTCAG GCGATGGACAGAGCGCACCGTTTGGGTCAAAGGAAAGTGGTGAATGTTCACCGTCTCATTATGCGTGGTACTCTTGAGGAGAAGGTGATGAGTCTCCAGAGATTCAAGGTGTCAGTTGCCAATGCTGTCATCAATGCTGAGAACTCTAGCTTGAAGACCATGAACACTGACCAACTGCTTGATCTGTTCACATCTACCCCTGCTTCGAGAAAA GCATCTGTCCTTCCACGGGGCTCGAGTGATGGCCAGAGTAAAGATTTGAAGAAGAAATCTGGTGGCAAAGGCTTGAAATCCATTCTTAATGGGTTGGATGAGCTTTGGGATCAGTCGCAGTATGCTGACGAGTATGATCTCAACCAGTTCCTTGCAAAGCTCAATGGCTGA